A genomic region of Rhea pennata isolate bPtePen1 chromosome 14, bPtePen1.pri, whole genome shotgun sequence contains the following coding sequences:
- the RNF44 gene encoding RING finger protein 44 isoform X1, whose translation MRPWELAVNRRPPSAPFNQRRFSGGPCSSPDHLRRSPPARRQWGRRDRPLATLLGQDETQLHPAFPQQPHIPVDEPRAYALPSTPPRMLHPAAHPPHQNPFMVDLHDQVHQGPVPLSYTVTTVTTQGFPIHAGQHIPGCSTQQLPACSVMFSGQHYPLCCLPPPLIQACAMQQLPVSYQTFPPIISSDHYILHPPPPPVPPHQPPHMAPLGQFVPLQAQHPRMPLQRIDNDVDLRGEQHPIAGFTYPPSHHAPALSPSVPLHYLPHDPLHQELPFGVPYPHMMPRRLNTQRYRLQQALPPPPPPPPPPPYYPSFLPYFLSMLPVSPTAVGPTISLDLDVDDVEMENYEALLNLAERLGEAKPRGLTKADIEHLPSYRFNPESHQSEQTLCVVCFSDFEARQLLRVLPCNHEFHAKCVDKWLKANRTCPICRADASEVQREAD comes from the exons ATGCGACCATGGGAACTGGCAGTGAATAGGCGGCCTCCCTCTGCCCCTTTTAACCAACGCCGTTTCTCAGGGGgaccctgcagcagccctgACCACCTCCGGCGAAG cccccctgCCAGGCGTCAGTGGGGACGACGCGACCGACCTCTGGCAACCCTGCTGGGCCAGGATGAGACCCAGCTGCACCCTGCCTTCCCCCAGCAGCCGCACATCCCTGTAGATGAGCCCCGCGCCTACGCTCTCCCCAGCACACCGCCACGAATGCTTCATCCGGCCGCACACCCGCCCCACCAGAACCCATTCATGGTGGATCTGCATGACCAG GTGCACCAGGGACCTGTCCCTCTCTCCTACACGGTTACCACCGTCACGACGCAAGGCTTCCCCATCCACGCCGGCCAGCACATCCCTGGgtgcagcacccagcagctcccagcatgcTCAGTGATGTTCAGTGGACAGCACTACCCGCTCTGCTGCCTCCCGCCCCCG CTGATCCAGGCATGCGCcatgcagcagctccctgtcTCCTACCAGACGTTCCCCCCCATCATCTCCAGCGACCATTACATCCtgcacccgccgccgccgccagtGCCCCCCCACCAGCCGCCCCACATGGCCCCCCTGGGGCAGTTCGTACCTCTCCAAGCCCAGCACCCGCGCATG CCTCTGCAGAGGATAGACAATGACGTGGACCTGCGAGGGGAGCAGCACCCCATCGCGGGCTTCACGTACCCCCCGTCCCACCACGCTCCCGCGCTGTCCCCCTCCGTGCCGCTGCATTACCTCCCCCACGACCCGCTGCACCAAGAGCTGCCGTTCGGCGTG CCATACCCCCACATGATGCCCCGGCGGCTGAACACCCAGCGGTACCGGCTGCAGCaggcgctgcccccgccgccgcccccgccgccgccgcccccgtATTACCCGAGCTTCCTGCCCTATTTCCT CTCCATGCTTCCCGTGTCACCGACGGCCGTGGGGCCCACGATCAGCCTGGACCTGGACGTGGATGACGTGGAGATGGAGAACTACGAG GCGCTGCTGAACCTGGCCGAGCGGCTGGGGGAGGCCAAGCCGCGGGGACTCACCAAAGCAGACATCGAGCACCTCCCGTCCTACCGCTTCAACCCCGAGAGCCACCAGTCCGAGCAGACCTT GTGCGTCGTGTGCTTCAGCGACTTCGAGGCGCGGCAGCTCCTCCGCGTCCTGCCCTGCAACCACGAGTTTCACGCCAAGTGTGTCGACAAATGGTTAAAG GCGAACCGCACGTGCCCCATCTGCCGGGCAGACGCGTCGGAGGTGCAGCGGGAGGCGGACTGA
- the RNF44 gene encoding RING finger protein 44 isoform X3 — translation MLHPAAHPPHQNPFMVDLHDQVHQGPVPLSYTVTTVTTQGFPIHAGQHIPGCSTQQLPACSVMFSGQHYPLCCLPPPLIQACAMQQLPVSYQTFPPIISSDHYILHPPPPPVPPHQPPHMAPLGQFVPLQAQHPRMPLQRIDNDVDLRGEQHPIAGFTYPPSHHAPALSPSVPLHYLPHDPLHQELPFGVPYPHMMPRRLNTQRYRLQQALPPPPPPPPPPPYYPSFLPYFLSMLPVSPTAVGPTISLDLDVDDVEMENYEALLNLAERLGEAKPRGLTKADIEHLPSYRFNPESHQSEQTLCVVCFSDFEARQLLRVLPCNHEFHAKCVDKWLKANRTCPICRADASEVQREAD, via the exons ATGCTTCATCCGGCCGCACACCCGCCCCACCAGAACCCATTCATGGTGGATCTGCATGACCAG GTGCACCAGGGACCTGTCCCTCTCTCCTACACGGTTACCACCGTCACGACGCAAGGCTTCCCCATCCACGCCGGCCAGCACATCCCTGGgtgcagcacccagcagctcccagcatgcTCAGTGATGTTCAGTGGACAGCACTACCCGCTCTGCTGCCTCCCGCCCCCG CTGATCCAGGCATGCGCcatgcagcagctccctgtcTCCTACCAGACGTTCCCCCCCATCATCTCCAGCGACCATTACATCCtgcacccgccgccgccgccagtGCCCCCCCACCAGCCGCCCCACATGGCCCCCCTGGGGCAGTTCGTACCTCTCCAAGCCCAGCACCCGCGCATG CCTCTGCAGAGGATAGACAATGACGTGGACCTGCGAGGGGAGCAGCACCCCATCGCGGGCTTCACGTACCCCCCGTCCCACCACGCTCCCGCGCTGTCCCCCTCCGTGCCGCTGCATTACCTCCCCCACGACCCGCTGCACCAAGAGCTGCCGTTCGGCGTG CCATACCCCCACATGATGCCCCGGCGGCTGAACACCCAGCGGTACCGGCTGCAGCaggcgctgcccccgccgccgcccccgccgccgccgcccccgtATTACCCGAGCTTCCTGCCCTATTTCCT CTCCATGCTTCCCGTGTCACCGACGGCCGTGGGGCCCACGATCAGCCTGGACCTGGACGTGGATGACGTGGAGATGGAGAACTACGAG GCGCTGCTGAACCTGGCCGAGCGGCTGGGGGAGGCCAAGCCGCGGGGACTCACCAAAGCAGACATCGAGCACCTCCCGTCCTACCGCTTCAACCCCGAGAGCCACCAGTCCGAGCAGACCTT GTGCGTCGTGTGCTTCAGCGACTTCGAGGCGCGGCAGCTCCTCCGCGTCCTGCCCTGCAACCACGAGTTTCACGCCAAGTGTGTCGACAAATGGTTAAAG GCGAACCGCACGTGCCCCATCTGCCGGGCAGACGCGTCGGAGGTGCAGCGGGAGGCGGACTGA
- the RNF44 gene encoding RING finger protein 44 isoform X2 — MRPWELAVNRRPPSAPFNQRRFSGGPCSSPDHLRRSPPARRQWGRRDRPLATLLGQDETQLHPAFPQQPHIPVDEPRAYALPSTPPRMLHPAAHPPHQNPFMVDLHDQLIQACAMQQLPVSYQTFPPIISSDHYILHPPPPPVPPHQPPHMAPLGQFVPLQAQHPRMPLQRIDNDVDLRGEQHPIAGFTYPPSHHAPALSPSVPLHYLPHDPLHQELPFGVPYPHMMPRRLNTQRYRLQQALPPPPPPPPPPPYYPSFLPYFLSMLPVSPTAVGPTISLDLDVDDVEMENYEALLNLAERLGEAKPRGLTKADIEHLPSYRFNPESHQSEQTLCVVCFSDFEARQLLRVLPCNHEFHAKCVDKWLKANRTCPICRADASEVQREAD, encoded by the exons ATGCGACCATGGGAACTGGCAGTGAATAGGCGGCCTCCCTCTGCCCCTTTTAACCAACGCCGTTTCTCAGGGGgaccctgcagcagccctgACCACCTCCGGCGAAG cccccctgCCAGGCGTCAGTGGGGACGACGCGACCGACCTCTGGCAACCCTGCTGGGCCAGGATGAGACCCAGCTGCACCCTGCCTTCCCCCAGCAGCCGCACATCCCTGTAGATGAGCCCCGCGCCTACGCTCTCCCCAGCACACCGCCACGAATGCTTCATCCGGCCGCACACCCGCCCCACCAGAACCCATTCATGGTGGATCTGCATGACCAG CTGATCCAGGCATGCGCcatgcagcagctccctgtcTCCTACCAGACGTTCCCCCCCATCATCTCCAGCGACCATTACATCCtgcacccgccgccgccgccagtGCCCCCCCACCAGCCGCCCCACATGGCCCCCCTGGGGCAGTTCGTACCTCTCCAAGCCCAGCACCCGCGCATG CCTCTGCAGAGGATAGACAATGACGTGGACCTGCGAGGGGAGCAGCACCCCATCGCGGGCTTCACGTACCCCCCGTCCCACCACGCTCCCGCGCTGTCCCCCTCCGTGCCGCTGCATTACCTCCCCCACGACCCGCTGCACCAAGAGCTGCCGTTCGGCGTG CCATACCCCCACATGATGCCCCGGCGGCTGAACACCCAGCGGTACCGGCTGCAGCaggcgctgcccccgccgccgcccccgccgccgccgcccccgtATTACCCGAGCTTCCTGCCCTATTTCCT CTCCATGCTTCCCGTGTCACCGACGGCCGTGGGGCCCACGATCAGCCTGGACCTGGACGTGGATGACGTGGAGATGGAGAACTACGAG GCGCTGCTGAACCTGGCCGAGCGGCTGGGGGAGGCCAAGCCGCGGGGACTCACCAAAGCAGACATCGAGCACCTCCCGTCCTACCGCTTCAACCCCGAGAGCCACCAGTCCGAGCAGACCTT GTGCGTCGTGTGCTTCAGCGACTTCGAGGCGCGGCAGCTCCTCCGCGTCCTGCCCTGCAACCACGAGTTTCACGCCAAGTGTGTCGACAAATGGTTAAAG GCGAACCGCACGTGCCCCATCTGCCGGGCAGACGCGTCGGAGGTGCAGCGGGAGGCGGACTGA
- the FAF2 gene encoding FAS-associated factor 2, producing the protein MAAPEERELTAEQTEKLLQFQDLTGIESMDQCRHTLEQHNWNIEAAVQDRLNEQEGVPSVFNPPPSRPLQVNTADHRIYSYVVSRPQPRGLLGWGYYLIMLPFRFTYYTLLDIFRFALRFIRPDPRSRVTDPVGDIISFIHMFEEKYGRIHPVFYQGTYSQALNDAKRELRFLLVYLHGDDHQDTDEFCRNTLCVPEVITLINTRMLFWACSTNKPEGYRVSQALRENTYPFLAVIMLKDRRMTVVGRLEGLIQADDLINQLTFIMDANQTYLLSERLEREERNQTQVLRQQQDEAYLASLRADQEKERKKKEERERKKKKEEEVQQQKLAEERRRQTLQEEKERKSECLPPEPHPDDPESVKIIFKLPNDSRVERRFHFTQSLTVIHDFLFSLKESPEKFQIEANFPRRVLPCLPTEEWPNPPTLQEAGLSHTEVLFVQDLTDD; encoded by the exons GACTTGACTGGCATAGAGTCCATGGACCAATGTCGTCACACACTGGAGCAGCACAACTGGAACATAGAG GCAGCTGTACAGGACCGACTGAATGAGCAAGAGGGTGTCCCGAGCGTCTTTAATCCACCTCCGTCTCGGCCACTGCAAGTCAATACAGCTGACCACAGGATCTACAGTTATGTTGTCTCAAGGCCACAGCCAAGG GGTCTGTTAGGATGGGGTTACTACTTGATAATGCTTCCATTCCGATTTACCTATTACACGTTACTTGATATATTTAG GTTTGCTCTGCGTTTTATACGCCCTGATCCTCGTAGTCGGGTCACTGACCCAGTGGGTGACATTATTTCGTTTATTCATatgtttgaggaaaaatatgGGAGGATACACCCTGTCTTCTACCAGGGAACTTACAGCCAG GCACTGAATGACGCTAAGCGGGAGCTGCGCTTCCTGTTGGTTTATCTTCATGGAGATGACCACCAAGATACTGATGAATTCTGCCG CAATACGCTGTGCGTACCTGAGGTGATCACCCTCATAAACACTAGGATGCTCTTTTGGGCTTGCTCAACCAATAAACCAGAGGGATACAGAG TCTCCCAGGCTCTGCGAGAAAACACATACCCGTTCCTGGCTGTGATTATGCTGAAAGATCGCAGAATGACAGTAGTTGGGCGACTAGAAGGCCTCATCCAGGCTGATGACCTCATTAATCAACTGACATTCATCATGGATGCCAACCAGACTTACCTGCTGTCAGAGCGCCTGGAAAG agaagaaaggaaccAAACCCAGGttctgaggcagcagcaggatgaGGCATATCTGGCATCCTTGCGTGCAGACCAGGAAAAGGAGCGCAAGAAGAAGGAGGAAcgggagaggaagaagaagaaggaggaggaagtgcaGCAGCAAAAACTAGCAGAGGAAAGACGACGACAG ACgctgcaggaggagaaggagcgGAAGTCTGAATGCCTTCCTCCTGAGCCGCATCCCGATGACCCCGAGAGCGTTAAGATCATTTTCAAGCTGCCTAACGATTCCAGAGTGGAGCGACGATTCCACTTCACACAGTCATTGACG GTGATACATGACTTCTTGTTCTCCTTGAAAGAGAGCCCTGAAAAGTTCCAGATTGAGGCCAACTTCCCTCGCCGCGTCTTGCCCTGCCTCCCTACAGAGGAGTGGCCCAACCCACCCACGCTGCAGGAGGCCGGACTCAGCCACACGGAAGTCCTCTTTGTGCAGGACCTTACGGACGATTGA